A segment of the Streptomyces sp. XD-27 genome:
GCCGTCCTGCTCGGCAGGCCGTACCTGTACGGTCTCGCCCTGGACGGCCGGGCGGGCGTCGAGCACGTCCTGAACTGCCTGCTCGCGGACCTGGACCTGGCGATGGCGCTGACCGGCTGCCGGTCGGTCGCGGAGGTCACCCGGGACCTGGTGACCCCGGAGGGGCCGCTGCCGTACTGAGTTCTCCGCACGAAGAACCGGCCCGGGTCTCCCCTGTGGGGAGCCCCGGGCCGGTCACTTCCGGAGCCGGGTGCCTCGGCAACCGTTCAGCCTGCTGTCGGCCGTCTCGCGCCTCACCCGCCGACTGGCGCCACCTTCGCACCAGTCGCTGACCTGCACATTCGCGATTCCATCCACGCCATGACGCCATTGGCGGCACAGATAGCGCCACACAGGCTCGCCATGGCGCCATAGGTGTGCCATGATGGCGGCACGGGCAGCGCACCCCTCCGGCCTCGCAGGCCGAGGGGTGCGCGTTTCGCGGAGTGAGCCATCAAAGGGGTCGGGGTCATGGAGACAGCGCAGAGTCGGCAGCAGGCGGCACCCGGAACCTTCACCGCCTTCGCCCGCTTCGTGCTCTGCGGCGGCGGGGTGGGGCTCGCCTCCAGCTTCGCCGTGGCGGGCCTCGCCTCCTGGATTCCCTGGATCCTGGCCAACGCCCTGATCACCGCGGTCTCCACGCTCCTCGCCACCGAGTTGCACGCCCGCTTCACCTTCGGCGCGGGCGGGCGCGCGACCTGGCGCCAGCACGCGCAGTCGGCCGGGTCCGCGGCAGTCGCGTACGCGGTGACCTGCGTGGCGATGCTCGTCCTGCACCAACTGGTGGCGGCGCCCGGTGCGGTGCTCGAGCAGGTCGTCTACCTGTCCGCCTCCGCACTCGCCGGTGTCGCGCGGTTCGCGGTGCTGCGCCTCCTCGTCTTCACGCGGAACCGCTCGCAGGCCGCGGCCACCGTCCGCGCCGCCCGTCCGGTGCACACGACCGTGGCCCGCGCCTCGGCCCCGGCCGACCCCGCGGTGCTCTGCCAGGCCGCCTGACCGCTCCGCCGGAAGTGCGTGGGCTCAGTGACTGATCGGGGTGGCGCCTGTCGCCGTGACGGACAGGTCCCACAGCCGTGCGGCCGCGCCGGGGTTGATGGCGTACTCGCGAACGCCGCCGTCATCCATGGGCGTGTCGGGGCAGAGACGCGCGCGACGTCGCAGTCCTCCAGGTAGAGGCCGCCGCGACCGTCGAGGAGCGGGGACGTGGCGGCCCACAGGCCGGTGGCGGCGCCCTGGGAGGGGGTCTTGAAGTCGGTGCCGATCACCTTGCCGTGCCCGTCCACCCAGCCACGTTCGATCTGCTCCTGAAGCGTCATCTCTCGCTGGAGACCAGTGATGATCTTTCCCGGGTGGAGAGCGAACGCCCGGACGCCGTCGTTGCGCCCGAGGGCGTCGAGTTGCACGGCGAACAGGGAGTTCGCGGTCTTGGCCTGGCCGTAGGCCAGCCACTTGTCGTAGCCGGTACGGAAGTGCGGGTCGTGCCAGCGGATGTCGGTCAGGGTGTGTCCGGCAGAGCTGTTCACGACGACGCGCGCGCCGTCGGCGGCGGCCAGGAGCGGGTAGAGCTCGCAGGCGAGTGTGAAGTGTCCGAAGTGGTTGGCGGCGAGCTGGCCTTCCCAGCCGGGTCCCACGCGCCGCTCCGGGGTGGCCATGACGCCGGCGACGGCCATCAGGACGTCGACCTTGCCGGCGGAGTCGCTGATCTGCGCGGCCGCGGCGCGCACGCTGTCCAGGTCTGCCAGGTCCATGGGGATGACGTCGCAGTCCGCCACATCCGCGAGTGCGGCACGGGCGATGCCCGGTCGACGGGCCGGAACGATGACCTGGGCCCCGGCGGCCGCCAGGCCCCGGGTGGTTTCCCGACCGAGTCCGGCGTAGCCCCCGGTGACGACGGCGGTCACGCCGGACAGGTCGAGGTCGGCCATGACGTCCTCGACGGTGCTGGTGGCAGAGAAGGGCGAGCCAAGCGGCTGCTGATGAGTGGTGGTCATGCCGACGACGCTACGATCTAGAGCGAGGTCTAGATCAAGCCGTAGGCTGGGCGGCATGGCGACTCCCGAGACCCATGTGGAGCCACTGAGCATCGGCGAGGTGGCCGAGCGGACCGGACTCAGCGTGCATGCACTGCGCTTCTACGAGCGCGAGGGCCTGCTGGTCGGACCGGTCCGGCGCACCACGGGCGGCCGGCGGCGGTACACCGCGTTCGACGTGGACTGGTTGCTGATCTGCGTCAAGCTGCGTGAATCCGGTATGCCGCTCGCCGACCTCAAGCGGTTCGCCGAACTGGTGCGGCACGGCCCGGGCAACGAGGCGGAACGCCTGCGGCTCCTCGACACCCATCGGCAGCGCGTCGACGCGCAGATCCAGGCGCTGGAGGAGTGCCGTTCCGTCATCGCCTGGAAGGTCGGCGTCTACGCTGAGCACCTCGCCCGCGGCGAGGCCGGCGGCCTCTGGGACCCGACGGCCTGAGGCGAGTACGGACGGCCGCGCGTCGGCCTGGAGCCGCGGTGCCGATCACGACATGGCGGTGGACGCCCGCGCCACTCTGGAAGGCGCCAGGCGGCTGAACTGGGTGCGGTAGGCGCTGGGGGTGAGGCCGGTGCGCCGCGCCAGGTGGTTGCGCAGGGAGTCCGCGGTGCCGAGGCCGCAGGAGCGGGCCACCTGGTCCATCGGTAGCGTCGTCGTCTCCAGCAGTTCCTTCGCTCGTTCGATGCGCTGGTGCAGGAGCCATTGCAGCGGGCTGACGCCACTCTCGGCGTGGAAGCGGCGGGTGAGGGTGCGGACGCTGACGCCCGCGTGCCGGGCCAGGTCGGTGAGGGTCAGTGGCTGGTCGAGCCGCTGCATCACCCATCCCCGGGTGTCCGCGCAGGCGTTGCCGCGCTCGGGCGGGAGCGGCGTCTGGGTGAACTGGGTCTGGCCGCCGGGCCGTACGGGGGCGACCAGCGCGGCGCGAGCCACACGGTTGGCGATGGCGGCGCCGTAGTCGGTGCGGATGATGTGCAGGCACAGGTCGATCCCCGCGGCGTAGCCGGAGGACGTCATGACCGTCCCGTCCTGGACGTACAGGACGTCGCCCTTGAGGTCGAGCGCGGGGTAGCGGTTGCGCAGTTCTTCGGCGAGCTCCCAGTACGTGGTGGCGCTGCGTCCCTCCAGCAGCCCCGCCTCGGCGAGCACGAACGCGCCGCTGCAGATCGAGGTGATCCGCTTGCCCGCGGCGGCGGCCTCGCGGACCGCGGCGACGGTCAGCGGGTCGGGCTCGAAGCGATGGCCGGTGCCGGCGACCAGCACGGTGTCGGCGTCGTGCACGGCGTCCAGTCCGCGCTCGACCTCCAGCGAGAGGCCGCCGGTGGTGGCGATCCGGCCGGGCACCGGCGTGCAGACGATCACCTCGTAACCCGGTCGCCCGTCCACCGCGGCCTTCTCGAAGAGCATCTCGGGGATGGCGAGGTTGAACATCGACACGGGGGACGGGGCGATGACGGCGACACGGTGCGCTCGGTGCGGCTGCGCCTGCGGCATGGCCAGAACCTCCGGTTGTATGGCATTCAGGCCACTACTGTAGGCCGCTGGAGATCGCCAGAGTGAAGGCATGGCAACGGACCACATCACCGAGACCAGTCAACTCCCTGCAGAGCGAGGAGAATCGCCCGCCGGCTCGCGTCGGCCGTCTCCCCGCCTGACCCTGGCTGCCGCCCTGCTGGGCTTCACGCTGACCTGCCTCGACGCGTCCGTGGTGAATGTGGCGCTGCCCTCGATGGGCTCCTCGCTGGGCGGCGGGACCGCGGGGCTGCAGTGGGTGGTGGACGCGTACACCCTCGCGTTCGCCGCGCTGATGCTGTCCACCGGCGCCTTGTCCGACCGGGCGGGTGCCACCCGGACCTACGCGCTCGGCGTCACGGTGTTCGCCCTCGCCTCCGCGGCCTGCGGTTTCGCCCCGAACCTGCCGGTCCTGATCGGGGCCCGGGTGGTGCAGGGCGTCGCGGCCGCCGTGATGCTGCCCGCCTCGCTCGCCCTCGTACGCCAGGCGTACCCGGACGACGCCGCCAAGCGGGCGCGCGCCGTGGCGCTGTGGACGGCCGGAGGCTCGGCGGCCGTCGCGGTCGGCCCGGTCGCGGGCGGGGTGCTGACCACCGCGTGGGACTGGCGTGGGATCTTCTTCGTCAACCTGCCGCTGGCGGTACTGGCCCTCGCCCTGCTGGTCCGCGCGCCGAGGTCGGAGCGCCGGCCCGCGCCCCTGGACGTGCCAGGGCAGCTGACCGCCGTCGTCGCCTTGGCGGCCTTGGCCTTCGCGGTGATCGAGGGCGGCCCGGCGGGGCTGGCCGCGCTGGCCGTCGCCGTCGCCACGGGCGCCGCGTTCCGGCGGATCGAGACACGCCAGCCGCATCCGGTCGTCCCGCTGGGGCTGTTCCGCAACCGCACCGTGGCGATCACGGTCGCGGCAGGCGCGGCGGTCAGCGTCGCCTTCTACAGCATGGTCTTCGTCTTCAGCCTCTTCCTCCAG
Coding sequences within it:
- a CDS encoding MerR family transcriptional regulator codes for the protein MATPETHVEPLSIGEVAERTGLSVHALRFYEREGLLVGPVRRTTGGRRRYTAFDVDWLLICVKLRESGMPLADLKRFAELVRHGPGNEAERLRLLDTHRQRVDAQIQALEECRSVIAWKVGVYAEHLARGEAGGLWDPTA
- a CDS encoding GlxA family transcriptional regulator → MPQAQPHRAHRVAVIAPSPVSMFNLAIPEMLFEKAAVDGRPGYEVIVCTPVPGRIATTGGLSLEVERGLDAVHDADTVLVAGTGHRFEPDPLTVAAVREAAAAGKRITSICSGAFVLAEAGLLEGRSATTYWELAEELRNRYPALDLKGDVLYVQDGTVMTSSGYAAGIDLCLHIIRTDYGAAIANRVARAALVAPVRPGGQTQFTQTPLPPERGNACADTRGWVMQRLDQPLTLTDLARHAGVSVRTLTRRFHAESGVSPLQWLLHQRIERAKELLETTTLPMDQVARSCGLGTADSLRNHLARRTGLTPSAYRTQFSRLAPSRVARASTAMS